Sequence from the Thermococcus nautili genome:
GGGAGGAGAGCAACAGTTCCATAACCGCTTTCTTCTCGGCCTTGCCCTTGTCAAGGTAGTACTGGGCCGTCTTCGGGATATCGGTTATCCTCGACTCGCCGACGTCGTGGAGGAGCGCTATCTTCAGGGCCTTCTCGACGTCGATTTCGACCCCTTTCGCCTTCAGCTCGTCCGCGAGGAAGAGAGTTATTAAAGCGACGCGGTAGCTGTGCTCGGCCACGCTCTCCGGGTTTGGAACGCCCCTGAGGAGCCAGCCCGTCCTTGGGAGCCTCTTGAGGTTGCCGAGCTCGATTAGGAGGTCGAGCATGCTCACTCCTCCGTCGTGAAGAGGGCCCTCTCGGTCTCGATGGCGGTCGCTATTATCGCGTCGCCGAGGAAGCGACCGTAGACCTTAACGGTGTCGCCCTTCCCTATGCAGGGACTCCCCGCGAAGTCAACCCTTACCCCGTGGATTTTGAAGGTCGTCCTCCAGCTCGGCAGTTCCATCGGCAGGAACTCGATGACGGGCTTGTCCTCGATTTCGCCTTCGAGGACGACGTTTTTGCCCCTCAGCTTCCCGTTCAGGTCATCGGGGGTGACGACGTAGTAATAGTGATGACCGAGCTTGACGCGCCTCATGCCAATCACCTTTAAATTCAACCGCTGAGTTGAATTAGGGGGTGAAGAGATGATAAAGGTTGCGATAATCGGTGCCGAAAACGTCGGCAAATCAACCCTCATGAACGCACTCGTGGGCGGGAAGGTGAGCGAGGTAGAGGATTTGCCCGGGACGACGAAGGGGCTCGTGAGGAGGCGCTTTGGAAAGCTGAAGATACCCAAGGGCATGAAGAACCCCTTTGGAGGGGCAGATGAGTTCGTGCTCATAGACACGGCAGGACTCTTCGACCCGAGGCTTGAGCTCCGCGGGAAGGTCCTCAGCGAGGAGAAGTTCAGGGAGCTCATAGACGAGATAGTCTCGGCGGACATAATAATCCACATGGTCGACGCGACCGTCGGCCTTCACAGGGGCATGGAGAAGCTCCACCACATGCTCAAGATGCGCTACGACAAGCCGATAATCGTGGTTATCAACAAGATTGACCTCGTTCCAAGGGAGCGCGTGGAAGAGCTCAGGAAAATCATAAAGAAGAGGCTGGAGCAGGAGCCGCTGGCGTTATCGCTGGTTACCTACGAGGGCTTCAACGAGCTCCTTGAAAGGATTGCCCACATGGCGATGTACGTCTAATCACTCCTCCGGGAACTCTGGACAGGGGCATATCATGACGTAGACCTTCCTGTGCCTCGGCCCGTCGAGCTCGACGAAGAGAATCCTCTGCCAGGTTCCGAGGTGGAGCTCAGCCTGGTCTATGGGGACGACAACCTCGGGGTTGAGGAAGATGCTCGCCTTTATGTGCGCGTGCGCGTTCCTGTCAATCCTGTCGTGGGCGTAGCCGGCCCCCATCGGCACGAGCTCGGCCATCTTGGCCTTGATGTCCTCGATTAGGCCCGGCTCGTACTCGTTTATGAAGAGGCCCGTCGTCGTGTGGTGGGTGAAGACGACGGCTATGCCGTGCTTTACCTTGGAGCGGTAAACGAGTCTCTGGACCTCATTCGTTATGTCAACAACCTGACAGCGCTCCCTCGTCTCGATACTTATCTCGTACAGCACATCCATCACCCCATCTCGGCGAGGAGTTTCCTCAGCAGGGCTTGAACATCAAGGTTCTCATTGAAGGCAACGGCCCTTAAAACCACCGCCGTCTCGTAGGCGTTGAGGAGCTCGAATTTGCCGGCGCGAACCTCCGATTTCAGAATGGAGTAAACCTCCTCAACGGCGTCCCTAAAGAGGGCATCGTTGGAGTAGAGTTCCTCCCTTGACAGAAGGAGTGAGACCAAATCCCTGAGGAAGTCAAGCCTGTTTTCTCGCCTTCCCACCAGCGACCTGAGCCTTTCCATTCTCCAACCCCTTTAACTCTTCGTGAAGGGCCTTTATGAGGATTTCTGACATGAGGAGTGAGGCAAAACGCCTATCCCTGACCTCAAGGGCCGTGTCTATCGCCTTCTCAACGTCACCGCGCTTGAGGTAGTGGTGGGCAACGTCGGCCATCACAACGGAGCGGAGCCTCGGACTCTGGAGGGCGAGGCCTATCCTCCTCGCAGACTCAACGTCGCCCGTGAGGATGTAAAAGCGCGCCACCTTCGCCCAGACCTCCTCGGAGCGGGCGAAGCGGGCTATCGTGTTCACTAACTCCCTCTTCTCCGGCGTCGGCTCCTCAAGGATGCGGTTCATCAGGGCCTTGCCGACCCTTGAGGATTCACCCTCGTTCAGGGCGCTCAGGAAATCCCCTATGGCGGAAGGATTCTTGTCGAGGAGGTCGAGGGCAACGCGCTCAAAGAGGCTTTCATCGCCGAGCTTACGGAGCAGGTGAACGGCAAGCTTTCCCCTGCCGGCGAGGGCAAGGGCCGTTGAAAGCTCCGATATGAAGTTCTCACCGAACTTCTCGGACAGCTCCTCCGTGAGGGCGGTAAAGGAGTCAACGTACCGCTCTATGACACCGAGTTCACTCAGCCTGAATGCCAGCTCCTTGAAGGCCTGCCTGGCCCACTCGCGGGAGCCCATTTCGCGGACGGCTGAAAAGGCCCCCTCGTAACTGCCGAGGGCAACGAGCGCCTTTGAGAGCTCAAGGAGCGCCTTCGAGCGGTAGGGCTCGTCGGTGATGTACTCAAGGGCCAGCCGTATCTTCCTGAGCCTGTAGGCCGTCTTAATCGGGTTCACCTCAAGGGAGCGTGAGATTCCCCGGACGAGGGAAACGAGCGTTGACTGCCTGAGCTTAGCGTCGGATATCTCGACGGCGAAGGTTATCGCTTCCCCAACATCCCCAAGGGTTAGAAGTGCCAGGGAGGCCGTTTTGAGGAGTTCGTCCCGCTGGAGAGGGCTTAAATCCCGGGACTCCGAGAAGACCCGCGCGAACACCTTCCGATATGCTCTAATCCTCGCCCTGCCCAGGGAGACGCCGATTGAGAGCAGGACCTTGAGCATTTTGAACGGGTCATCTATTGACGTCAGGGACTCGAAGGCGCTGAGAAAGGCGCGCTTGTAGAGGGGATGGCCCTTTCTCGCGAGCTCCTCACCTATTCTCGCATAGGTGACAGCCCTGACGTAGGGGTCTGGGATATCCCCCGCTGATTCAAGCACCTCAACGACGAGCATTGCAACCACCGGCTCAGGCTTGTTTGACTTACTCGGAAGCTTTTTAAAAGCTTACCCAAAGCGCAATCCATGTATGGAGTAATATTAGGCAAGAATCCCGAGCTGGGAAGGGCGGAGTTCTTCTCGTTCGCGAGACGTTTTGGTCTAAAGGTCAAACCTATCGAGGAAGGAAAAAACTGGATTGTTTTCGAGTCAAAACCTTCAATAGAGAGGCACTTCCGCTGGCTCGGCGGGTCGCTCAAGCTCGTGAGAATCGTCGGAGAAGGCGATGAAGCGATAAAGGACCTCGAATACGCCAAGCTCTTCACGGTCAGCCTCTACGGAAGGGACGACTGGAGGCTCTGGCGGAAGCTGGGGAGCGCCGTAAAGAGGGAGTTCAAGAGGGAAGGCCCGGCAAAGTTCTTCAAGCCGGCAAAGGTCTACTCCATGCCTGCCGAGCTGATTCTGAAGGGTTTTCCAGAGGTCAAAGACATTGTCTTCCTGTTCCGCGACGACGGGAGCTTCCTCGTGGGCGAGACGGTCAAGGTTACCGACCCCTTCGAGCTGAAGAAGCTCGACGTGGAAAGACCGGTTCAGAGGCCAATCCTCTCGATTCCGCCGAGGCTGGCAAGGATAATGGTGAACCTCACCGAGGTAAGAAAGGGCCTCTTCCTCGACCCCTTCTGCGGCATCGGGACGGTCCTTCAGGAGTTCGTCCTCCAGGGGTTGCCCGCTTACGGGAGCGACCGCGACCCAGAGAGAGTGAGGGAAGCGAGGCGGAACATCGAGTGGCTCAGAAAAGAGTTCAGGCTCAGGAACTCGGCGAGGATAGAGGTATGCGACGCGAGGAAGCTGAAGCGCTGTTTCCGCGAGCGCTTTGACGCGATAGTTACCGAACCCTACCTCGGGAAGCCCTTAAAGAGGAACCCTGGCAGGGGCGAGGCTATAAAGCTTGCCAACGAGCTGGACAGGCTGTACTTTTCAGTCTTCGATAGCTTTAGCGATGTGCTCAAGAGGAACGGGAGGGTCGTCTTCGTCTTCCCTGCATACAGACTGAGGGACGGGAGCATCTACCGGAAGGAGCGGAAGTGGCTCGGAAAACTGGGCTTCGAGGTTCTATCGAGGCACCTCGACTACGAAGAAAGGCACCGCTTAGTTAGGGACATCCACGTAATAAGAAAAAGGAGTTAAGAGAGCTCCTCGACGGGGAGCCTCATCCTGCTCGAAGCCAGCAGGAGGAGTATTCCGAGCAGAGCCATGCCGAGGTAGATTATCATGCCCGTCGTGACGCTGTGCACGAGGACGAACATGACGTTCGGGGCTACCGCGTTGGCGGAGTTCGAGATGAGTCCCAGGGCGAAGCTGGCCTCGGGGTAGATTTCCTTCGGGTAGGCCGCTGGAGCCGTCGTCCAGAAGGCAGGACCCGTTCCCTGGACGATTCCGGTTATCGCTATTCCAAGGAGTGCCAGCGTGTAGTCGTTTGCGCTTATGGCTTTCCAGACGAGGAAGAGTCCCACGAAGGTTACCGCGTAGGAGAGCGTCATGACGCTGACGATGGCCTTGAACAGACCGCGGTTGCTGGTGTTCTTAACCGAGAGGCGGTAGCCGAGGTAGCCCATGATTATTGACCAGAGACCCATCGAGACCTCAAGGGTCATAACGAGGTTTGCCACCTGGGAGTCGCTGAACTCCACGTTGTGGAGCGTGAAGGAGCCGAGGGTGAAGATAATCCACAGGGCCGGGAAGAAGGTGAAACCGAAGACCCAGGTGAAGGGCATCTTCCAGACGTTGACCCCCGAGGAGTGCTTCTCCTTGGGAATCTCGAAGTCCTCGACGAAGAGCCACCAGATTGCGAGCATGACGTACATGAGTACGGCCGAGATTAGGAAGGCTTCCCTGACCGATGACCAGCTCGCGTCGCTTCCACCAGCCCACTTGGCGAGATTTATGCCGTAGATTCCACCCCAGAAGATTCCGGACAGGATTACACCCTTGGCGAAGGGCCTCTCGGCCACGAAGAGTCTTCCAATCTGGTTGCTGAAGACCGCTATGAGAGCGACGATAAAGCCCTGGAAGAAGCGGAGCGCTACCACACCCCACCAGCTGGGCATGAAGGGAATCAGGAACTGCGGAATCGCGGCGAAGCTGACGATTAAAGCCACACTCCTCTTGAAGGAGCCCTTGAAGAGGCTCGTTCCGCCGAGGAGGAACGCGACGAAGAGGCCGACGACGTAAGCGGTCTGCTGGTAGCCCATCATTGCCTCGGTGATGCCGTAGTGCGTCAAAACCGCGTTCTTGAACTTCTCGAGCATGTGCATCGTTCCAAAGCCCGAAGCAACGAGAAGTGTGTTAATCAATACCGTTGACCACCTCTTGTCCATGACAACCACCCCTAGAGCTTTCCAAGCAGCATCAGGACGCCGAAGACTATGAAGAGCACCCCGGCGCCTTTGTGTATCAGTTCCATCGGGAGGACGTCCCCGATGGCATCCCCCAGCAGGGCACCGATGAAATTAACGGCCGCGAGCCCGAGGATTGCACCGAGAAAAGCAGTTTTCCAGCCGTACTTGGATGCGAAGGCTATCGTCGTCAGCTGTGTCTTATCCCCGAGCTCGGCCAAAAAGATGGCAACGAAGACGGCGATGAGATTTTCCATCGAACCACCTCACAGCTTGGAGAGGGCCTCCTTCATTCTCTCCATAGCTTCGATGAGCTTGTCCTTCTCGGTCGCGTAGCTTATCCTGACCCATCCCTCGCCCTGCTTTCCGAACGCCGTTCCCGGAATGACCACGACGCGCGCGTTGTCGAGGAGCCAGTCCGCGAAGTCCTCGCTCGTCATATCGAGCTCGGGGTCAATCTTGACCCATATGTAGAACGCTCCCTTGGGCTTGAAGGGCTGCAGGTGGGGCATGTCGTTGAGGTACTTGAGGACGAGCTTCCTCCTCTCGTCGTAGACCTGCCTCATCCTCTCAACGGCTTCCCAGCTCCTCTTGTCGCGGAGTGCAGTTATGCCCGCAATCTGGACGAAGGACGTAACGTTACCGACGACGTAGGCGTGGAGCTTAATCATATCCCTGATGACCTGCTTAGGGGCTATGGCGAATCCGAGGCGCCAGCCGGTCATGGCGAAGGTCTTCGAGAAGGAGTTCGCGAGAATCGTGTTGTCCGGAGCGTACTTAATCATCGGGTAGTGCTTTGCCCCCTCGTAGAGAAAGTGCTCATAGGGCTCGTCGCTGAGGATGTAGATGTTGTAATCCTGGGCTATGTCGGCTATGGCCTTGACGACGGACTTCTTCATAACGGCTCCGGTCGGGTTGTTGGGGTAGTTGATGACAATCATCCTCGTCCTCTTCGTTATCGCCTCGACGAGTTCATCAGGGTTGAGGCGGAACTTGTGCTCCTCGCGGAGGGGAATCCTGATGATTCCGGCCTCGGCTATCTTGGCGTCCTCCACGTAGCAAACGAAGGCAGGGTCCGGGATGATAACGTCATCGCCCTGCTCAAGGATGCTCTGAAAGGCGAGGTAGGTAGCCTCGTAAGCGCCAGCGGTGACGAGGATGTTGTCAATATCAACATCAACCTTGTAGAAGTCCTTGTAGTACTCCGCTATGGCCTCCCTAAACTCGGGAATACCCGCGTTGGGCGTGTAGTGAGTGTAGCCCTCGTCGAGGGCCCTCTTCGCGGCGTCCTTAATCACCTCGGGCGTGTCGAAATCGGGCTCGCCGATTCCGAGGGAGATAACGTTTTCCATCTTCGAGGCCTTCTCGAAGAGCTCCCTAATCTTCGAGCGCTGGATTATGTTTATCCTTCCGGCGAGGAAGTATTTTCTCTTCTTGTAGCGCATTCCTCATCCCCCCGGGCACTGCGGGGGTGTGAAAGGGGCGGTATATAAATCTATCCTTAACTGAACGTTGAAAAAAGGCCGGTTTTACCTACAAAACTTCGACGAGAGCCGATTTTTCAAAAAAAGTTTTCGCGATTTCATCGGGACAGTCATCGAGGGGGAGCTCCTCCAGCCCCAGTTCCTCAAGAATCCTCCTCGCGTCATCCTCACTCCCAAAGACCACCAGGAAGTTCTCACCCGGCTTTGCACCTACCTGTTTGATTGCGTCCTTAATCTGGAGCGTTCCGGCGAGGCGGAGGAGCAGTTCTCCACCAAGGGTCTTCGCGTGGTTGGTTCCCCGCTCAAATGCCCTCAGAGCGAGTATCGATGCGAAGGCAACGGCCTTCCAACAGCCAGTATTGACCAGCTGAACGTTTCCCCCAAGGTAAGGGATGACCTCCTCAACGTTTCGAACCGAGACCCTCGCAATGAAGACCCCATCCGTTACGCGAATCACTTCTGAACCACCGTCTTTTCGTTTAGACCACT
This genomic interval carries:
- a CDS encoding HD domain-containing protein, with the protein product MLDLLIELGNLKRLPRTGWLLRGVPNPESVAEHSYRVALITLFLADELKAKGVEIDVEKALKIALLHDVGESRITDIPKTAQYYLDKGKAEKKAVMELLLSSPEPKEYFKLWREYEEESSLEGKLVKFADRLEMLIQAYEYEKAGFRNLDEFWGTVKKLRESEFYSYFRELVEGLVEMREKLHRG
- a CDS encoding Era-like GTP-binding protein yields the protein MIKVAIIGAENVGKSTLMNALVGGKVSEVEDLPGTTKGLVRRRFGKLKIPKGMKNPFGGADEFVLIDTAGLFDPRLELRGKVLSEEKFRELIDEIVSADIIIHMVDATVGLHRGMEKLHHMLKMRYDKPIIVVINKIDLVPRERVEELRKIIKKRLEQEPLALSLVTYEGFNELLERIAHMAMYV
- a CDS encoding secondary thiamine-phosphate synthase enzyme YjbQ; the protein is MDVLYEISIETRERCQVVDITNEVQRLVYRSKVKHGIAVVFTHHTTTGLFINEYEPGLIEDIKAKMAELVPMGAGYAHDRIDRNAHAHIKASIFLNPEVVVPIDQAELHLGTWQRILFVELDGPRHRKVYVMICPCPEFPEE
- a CDS encoding TRM11 family SAM-dependent methyltransferase, with amino-acid sequence MYGVILGKNPELGRAEFFSFARRFGLKVKPIEEGKNWIVFESKPSIERHFRWLGGSLKLVRIVGEGDEAIKDLEYAKLFTVSLYGRDDWRLWRKLGSAVKREFKREGPAKFFKPAKVYSMPAELILKGFPEVKDIVFLFRDDGSFLVGETVKVTDPFELKKLDVERPVQRPILSIPPRLARIMVNLTEVRKGLFLDPFCGIGTVLQEFVLQGLPAYGSDRDPERVREARRNIEWLRKEFRLRNSARIEVCDARKLKRCFRERFDAIVTEPYLGKPLKRNPGRGEAIKLANELDRLYFSVFDSFSDVLKRNGRVVFVFPAYRLRDGSIYRKERKWLGKLGFEVLSRHLDYEERHRLVRDIHVIRKRS
- a CDS encoding MFS transporter, producing the protein MDKRWSTVLINTLLVASGFGTMHMLEKFKNAVLTHYGITEAMMGYQQTAYVVGLFVAFLLGGTSLFKGSFKRSVALIVSFAAIPQFLIPFMPSWWGVVALRFFQGFIVALIAVFSNQIGRLFVAERPFAKGVILSGIFWGGIYGINLAKWAGGSDASWSSVREAFLISAVLMYVMLAIWWLFVEDFEIPKEKHSSGVNVWKMPFTWVFGFTFFPALWIIFTLGSFTLHNVEFSDSQVANLVMTLEVSMGLWSIIMGYLGYRLSVKNTSNRGLFKAIVSVMTLSYAVTFVGLFLVWKAISANDYTLALLGIAITGIVQGTGPAFWTTAPAAYPKEIYPEASFALGLISNSANAVAPNVMFVLVHSVTTGMIIYLGMALLGILLLLASSRMRLPVEELS
- a CDS encoding TMEM165/GDT1 family protein is translated as MENLIAVFVAIFLAELGDKTQLTTIAFASKYGWKTAFLGAILGLAAVNFIGALLGDAIGDVLPMELIHKGAGVLFIVFGVLMLLGKL
- a CDS encoding pyridoxal phosphate-dependent aminotransferase → MRYKKRKYFLAGRINIIQRSKIRELFEKASKMENVISLGIGEPDFDTPEVIKDAAKRALDEGYTHYTPNAGIPEFREAIAEYYKDFYKVDVDIDNILVTAGAYEATYLAFQSILEQGDDVIIPDPAFVCYVEDAKIAEAGIIRIPLREEHKFRLNPDELVEAITKRTRMIVINYPNNPTGAVMKKSVVKAIADIAQDYNIYILSDEPYEHFLYEGAKHYPMIKYAPDNTILANSFSKTFAMTGWRLGFAIAPKQVIRDMIKLHAYVVGNVTSFVQIAGITALRDKRSWEAVERMRQVYDERRKLVLKYLNDMPHLQPFKPKGAFYIWVKIDPELDMTSEDFADWLLDNARVVVIPGTAFGKQGEGWVRISYATEKDKLIEAMERMKEALSKL
- the cgi121 gene encoding KEOPS complex subunit Cgi121, whose translation is MIRVTDGVFIARVSVRNVEEVIPYLGGNVQLVNTGCWKAVAFASILALRAFERGTNHAKTLGGELLLRLAGTLQIKDAIKQVGAKPGENFLVVFGSEDDARRILEELGLEELPLDDCPDEIAKTFFEKSALVEVL